A single genomic interval of Pontibacter deserti harbors:
- a CDS encoding DUF4385 domain-containing protein: MAAKQTDNKAFNYTLDFDKTDFRKNPELYRVGKGEQGVLLVEPYKSEILPHWRIKTPEIARESSEKIYTLFEAYLEQEDFVGADMARKFLQMGYTRSRRYANHKSGKKYKGPVPDDKKGQSGAHGRDELPREIDPVKAESAAIFKAKWDQAKQNPEYLRLKEAFQTTIAGIK; this comes from the coding sequence ATGGCAGCGAAGCAAACCGATAACAAAGCCTTTAACTATACCCTCGATTTCGATAAGACAGATTTCAGGAAGAACCCGGAACTATACCGTGTGGGTAAAGGCGAACAAGGGGTGTTGCTGGTAGAACCTTATAAATCTGAGATATTGCCCCACTGGCGCATTAAAACGCCTGAGATAGCACGTGAGTCGTCGGAGAAGATCTATACTTTGTTTGAAGCATACCTGGAACAGGAAGATTTTGTTGGCGCTGATATGGCACGTAAATTTCTGCAGATGGGCTATACCCGCTCACGGCGCTATGCCAACCATAAATCCGGAAAGAAGTATAAAGGCCCTGTACCTGACGATAAAAAAGGACAAAGCGGGGCACATGGCAGAGATGAACTGCCCAGGGAAATAGATCCTGTTAAAGCAGAGTCGGCAGCAATTTTTAAAGCAAAGTGGGACCAGGCAAAACAAAATCCTGAGTATTTGCGGTTAAAAGAAGCATTTCAGACAACTATAGCAGGAATAAAATAA